A window from Candidatus Nitrospira neomarina encodes these proteins:
- a CDS encoding carboxypeptidase-like regulatory domain-containing protein, which produces MRNRQSLTMSFLVGCILIAAPLVAQAGGTIKGKVTFTGEVPPPKEFAFSKFPNEAFCKKNESKSADGETRLLKEVEVDGSKGLKHAVVAVTDIKDKAFLDKADKEAPQLVEAELCEFRPYTGVAVSKGLFKVVNNDADPSDPKSAEGVLHNPHSFDQLGAKSSTEFNIGLAKKGDSLEKSVKLKMSKKGSVLRLQCDQHEFMQGWYLPVTNGHYGVAGADGTFEIKDVPAGKHKVVAWHPIAGQVEADVDVKDGGTVEANFEIK; this is translated from the coding sequence ATGAGGAATCGTCAGTCTTTAACTATGTCTTTTTTAGTGGGCTGCATTCTTATTGCTGCCCCATTAGTCGCTCAGGCCGGGGGAACAATTAAAGGGAAAGTCACATTTACCGGAGAAGTTCCACCGCCCAAAGAATTTGCCTTCTCAAAATTTCCCAATGAAGCGTTTTGCAAAAAAAATGAGAGCAAAAGTGCGGATGGTGAAACTCGGCTTCTCAAAGAAGTGGAAGTAGACGGAAGCAAGGGGTTAAAGCACGCGGTCGTCGCTGTTACTGATATTAAGGATAAAGCATTTTTAGACAAAGCGGATAAAGAGGCTCCCCAATTGGTGGAGGCGGAATTGTGTGAGTTTAGGCCATATACCGGAGTAGCCGTGAGTAAGGGCCTGTTTAAGGTCGTTAACAACGATGCCGATCCCAGCGATCCTAAATCGGCTGAAGGGGTGTTGCACAACCCGCATAGCTTTGATCAATTGGGTGCCAAGTCCAGCACCGAATTCAATATCGGTCTGGCCAAAAAAGGCGATTCTTTAGAGAAAAGTGTCAAATTGAAAATGTCGAAAAAGGGGTCTGTGTTGCGGTTGCAATGTGACCAGCATGAATTTATGCAAGGCTGGTATTTGCCCGTCACCAATGGGCATTATGGTGTGGCTGGTGCGGATGGAACTTTCGAAATTAAGGACGTGCCTGCCGGCAAGCATAAAGTAGTGGCCTGGCATCCTATTGCCGGCCAAGTAGAAGCCGATGTGGATGTGAAAGACGGGGGAACCGTCGAAGCCAATTTCGAGATCAAATAA
- a CDS encoding methyltransferase, producing MIRESSLADIFQIGYYWETKILLTAVKLDLFTALKGHSLTVNEVADSLKLNSRALELVMNALVAMRVLTKGEKLYTNTPVAERHLVQSSSEYVGHLLLLHDAEWSHWGQLEQTVKTGRSPVTQHVFETNPELGAHVLTVLDRIGQGSGQGLAKSVPIHGTVRMLDIGGGAGTNAIAFCLEHPGLSATVFDLPQTLKLTKDHVDRAGLGDRIHLQGGNFHVDAFQGSYDLALMSDILHYQDGSTNAALVKKVFACLTEGGRLIIKDRFLDPAKTSPAWTTAFAVHILVNTECGECFTIQDSRQWMEQAGFRIVEELEPRAMIQGTK from the coding sequence GTGATTCGTGAATCGTCTCTCGCAGATATTTTCCAGATAGGATACTACTGGGAAACCAAAATTCTCCTTACTGCTGTTAAGCTGGATCTCTTTACCGCCCTCAAGGGACATTCGCTCACGGTCAATGAGGTTGCCGATTCCCTGAAGCTCAATTCTCGGGCTTTGGAGTTGGTCATGAACGCACTAGTGGCGATGCGTGTGTTAACGAAGGGAGAGAAGCTGTATACCAATACTCCTGTGGCTGAACGACATTTGGTGCAATCAAGCTCAGAGTATGTGGGCCATTTATTACTGTTGCATGACGCTGAGTGGAGTCATTGGGGGCAATTGGAACAGACCGTAAAAACCGGGCGGTCACCTGTGACGCAACATGTTTTTGAAACGAATCCGGAATTGGGAGCCCATGTGCTCACCGTCCTGGATCGAATCGGGCAGGGAAGTGGGCAGGGATTGGCGAAAAGTGTCCCCATTCACGGAACGGTACGGATGCTGGATATTGGTGGTGGGGCCGGAACCAATGCCATTGCCTTTTGCCTGGAGCATCCCGGATTGTCCGCTACGGTTTTTGATCTCCCGCAAACCTTGAAGCTGACCAAAGACCATGTAGATCGTGCCGGATTAGGGGATCGTATACATTTGCAAGGGGGCAATTTTCATGTCGATGCATTTCAGGGGTCTTATGACCTGGCCCTCATGTCGGATATTCTGCATTATCAGGATGGCAGTACCAATGCGGCACTAGTGAAGAAAGTATTTGCCTGTTTGACAGAGGGAGGGCGACTGATCATCAAAGACCGGTTCTTGGATCCGGCTAAAACCAGCCCTGCCTGGACGACAGCCTTTGCTGTCCATATTTTAGTGAACACAGAATGTGGCGAATGTTTTACGATTCAAGACAGTCGCCAATGGATGGAGCAAGCCGGCTTTCGAATTGTGGAAG